One genomic region from Euzebya tangerina encodes:
- a CDS encoding NfeD family protein, with translation MSRFRLLGGTLLILGLLVGIAAPALAQSSASDRVDVIEAVGVLDAPLTGFVTDAVAQAGADGAQAVVIRLDTPGGLGGDVDRLVETMQASPIPVVVYVGDPGARAFGAGVQVAAAADVLALSPVTTYGVASPLDLGQPDALEPDEVTARLVDAAANTDRNEEFFRLAAAGSSVIAVPDGEAGTEVVGDAKLPDRADASAARTLDESALRDEGIADIVASTLQGVLSRLVDIEVQTADGPVTLNVDPVTANVRFVNTSLWVRILHTAASPTLAYLLLLSGAIALFFEIFQPGFGVAGFSAIGILALGVYALVPLPVSALWIMVALVGLLLLAFDLAIADLSWPTALGTLLLGLGSFRMWRVAELSPPGWLIVIGTIASFVFFGFMMTTVLRAQGNQALQGVEQVTGKIGIVRSALNPEGHVFVGGALWRARKPEGHTDKVRPGTRVRVNGLNDKLTLDVTLLEDEIDVPA, from the coding sequence ATGTCTCGGTTCCGTCTTCTCGGGGGAACGCTGCTGATTCTGGGCCTGCTGGTCGGGATCGCCGCGCCCGCCCTTGCTCAGTCGTCTGCCAGCGATCGCGTGGATGTGATCGAGGCCGTCGGGGTGCTCGATGCACCCCTCACCGGCTTCGTCACCGACGCCGTGGCCCAGGCCGGTGCGGACGGCGCCCAGGCGGTCGTCATCCGGCTGGACACCCCCGGAGGACTCGGCGGCGACGTCGACCGTCTGGTGGAGACGATGCAGGCCTCGCCCATCCCGGTCGTGGTCTACGTCGGCGACCCCGGAGCCCGTGCCTTCGGCGCCGGTGTGCAGGTGGCAGCCGCCGCAGATGTCCTGGCGCTCTCGCCCGTGACGACCTACGGGGTGGCGTCGCCACTGGACCTGGGCCAGCCGGATGCGCTCGAGCCCGACGAGGTCACGGCCCGCCTGGTCGACGCCGCCGCGAACACCGACCGCAACGAGGAGTTCTTCCGACTCGCCGCCGCTGGCTCCTCCGTCATCGCGGTGCCCGATGGCGAGGCGGGGACCGAGGTCGTCGGCGACGCCAAGCTGCCCGACCGTGCGGACGCCTCAGCCGCCCGAACACTGGACGAGAGCGCGCTGCGCGATGAGGGCATCGCCGACATCGTCGCCTCCACCCTGCAGGGCGTGCTCTCCCGACTGGTCGACATCGAGGTCCAGACCGCCGACGGGCCCGTCACCTTGAACGTCGACCCGGTCACGGCCAACGTGCGCTTCGTCAACACCAGCCTGTGGGTCCGGATCCTGCACACGGCGGCCAGCCCCACCCTGGCCTACCTCCTCCTGCTGTCGGGGGCCATCGCACTGTTCTTCGAGATCTTCCAGCCGGGGTTCGGGGTCGCCGGCTTCTCGGCCATCGGGATCCTGGCGCTCGGCGTCTATGCCCTGGTTCCACTGCCGGTGTCGGCACTGTGGATCATGGTCGCGCTCGTCGGCCTGCTGCTGCTCGCCTTCGACCTCGCCATCGCCGACCTCTCCTGGCCCACCGCACTCGGCACCCTGCTCCTCGGCCTCGGCTCCTTCCGGATGTGGCGTGTCGCCGAACTCTCCCCACCGGGGTGGCTCATCGTCATCGGCACCATCGCCTCGTTCGTCTTCTTCGGCTTCATGATGACCACCGTCCTGCGGGCGCAGGGCAACCAGGCCCTCCAGGGCGTCGAGCAGGTGACGGGCAAGATCGGGATCGTCCGGTCTGCGCTCAACCCCGAGGGCCATGTGTTCGTCGGCGGCGCCCTGTGGCGCGCCCGCAAGCCCGAGGGACACACGGACAAGGTGCGGCCCGGCACGCGGGTTCGCGTCAACGGGCTGAACGACAAGCTGACCCTCGACGTCACCCTCCTGGAGGACGAGATCGACGTCCCCGCGTAG